In one window of Myxococcus virescens DNA:
- a CDS encoding transposase yields MWDGILWVLRTGAQWSELPREQYPPYKTVHRWLQGWVSNLLRLPQRVQAGAEVAGARLLAHGPGEEVAGGVVELPGRKSSATSYSVKRSRPGTRHSRSQSKR; encoded by the coding sequence CTGTGGGACGGCATCCTGTGGGTTCTGCGCACCGGGGCCCAATGGAGCGAGCTGCCGAGGGAGCAGTATCCGCCCTACAAAACGGTCCACCGCTGGTTGCAGGGCTGGGTAAGCAATCTGCTCCGACTTCCACAGCGGGTCCAGGCAGGGGCAGAAGTAGCCGGGGCCCGCCTTCTCGCGCACGGCCCAGGTGAAGAAGTCGCGGGCGGTGTCGTGGAACTCCCCGGGAGGAAGAGTTCGGCGACGTCGTACTCGGTGAAGCGGAGCAGGCCCGGTACGCGCCACTCGCGCTCCCAGTCGAAGCGGTAG
- a CDS encoding DUF1801 domain-containing protein yields MTENKTKFTGASVDDYLAKRGSEQQRADCRALIALLEKVTQEPPRMWGPSIVGFGAYRYTYESGRSGEAPVVGFAIRGRELVIYVTTEQDRQQSLLDRLGPHKIGKSCLYFKRLADLDRRVLEELVAGSVAEVRRRHG; encoded by the coding sequence ATGACCGAGAACAAGACGAAGTTCACTGGCGCCAGTGTGGACGACTACCTCGCCAAACGGGGCAGCGAGCAGCAACGAGCCGACTGCCGGGCGTTGATCGCCCTGCTTGAGAAGGTTACGCAAGAGCCGCCAAGGATGTGGGGCCCCAGCATCGTGGGCTTCGGCGCTTACCGATACACCTACGAAAGCGGACGTTCCGGCGAGGCGCCCGTGGTGGGGTTCGCGATCCGTGGCCGTGAACTGGTGATCTACGTGACGACAGAACAGGACCGGCAGCAGTCCCTGCTGGACCGGCTCGGGCCGCACAAGATCGGCAAGTCCTGTCTGTACTTCAAGCGGCTCGCCGACCTCGATAGGCGGGTGCTCGAGGAACTGGTGGCGGGTTCGGTCGCGGAGGTGAGGCGGCGCCATGGATAG